AATGCTCAGCGGCACCAGGATGCACGTCGGCGTTGCTGTCGTCGCAATCCGTTCCTCCGTCAGCGATCGGAGCATAGCCGTCTCCGTCGGCGTCGACCCCGCCACAGGCAGGATCGACTGCGTTCACACAGCCGGCTGCGGCATCGCACGTGTCGAGCGTGCACGGATTGTTGTCGTCGCAGTTCAGCTTGGTCGCCGAGCATCCCGTCGACGGATCGCAGGTCGCATTGACAAGGCACGCATTGCCGTCGTCGCAGCTGACCGGTGAGCCGCCGTTGCAGACACCGCTGTGCCAGGCTTCGCCGGTGGTGCACAGGTCGCCGTCCTCGCATGGCGTCCCGTTCGGCGGCGGCGGACAGTCGGCCGCGCAATTGGCGTAGTTTTCGCCCGGCATGCATTCGTCGTCACCGCACTCGCACCCGTCGTCGATCGAGCCTTCGCAGTCGTCGTCCAGACCGTTGTTGCAGATCTCGAACGGAGAAGGCGCCGGAAGCGGGTTGCACTTGACCGGGTTGGTCGGGTCGGACGGATCGCACGTGTTGACTGTGTTCTGGCACAGTCCGAAATCGCCGCAGGTTTCGAACATGTCGTCCACGACGCCGTTGCAGTCGTCGTCGATCCCGTTGCAGCGTTCGTCGCCCGTCTGCCACGACTCGTCGGTCAACCTCCATTCGGTGCTTTTGCAGATTTCGACGTTGCCGAAGCAGGGTCCCTGCTGATTGACCGCAGGCCGCGTCAGACCCTCTTCCTCCGGCGCACAGCTGGCCGGCAGGTCGGCTTTCGCGCACAACGACTCGCAGTCGTCCGTCGGCGTGTTGACGCACTCGCCGCCCGGGCAGGTCGTGTCATCGCACTCGCCGTGCGTGAAGCATTCGGGACTGATCGTCGTACCGATCACGCAGCGTTTGCCGTCGCACGCGTCGTCGCACGTGTACGGCATGGTCGTGCCATCCGGCCACGCATAGACCAGATTGCTGCAGGTCGCAGGCAGTACCGGCGGCGGCTGGTTGGCCGGCGGCTGCACGGTGCACATCGTCGAGCAGTCGAGCTGCGCCGTCTGCACGTCGACGCACGAGCCCGCGCAGGCGGAGGCGCACTGATCGGCCAGGTAACAGGCAGGGCTGATCGTATTGCCGACCACACAACGGAAGCCCGCACACAGATCGGCTCCGCAGGTATACGGCGAGGTCGAGCCGTTCGGCCACGTGTAGACGAGATTACCGCACGTCACCGACGACGGCGGAACTGCCGGCGGAGGCTGCGTGCCGAGACAGAGCGTGGAGCAACCGTCGTCGCTCACGTTGTTGCCGTCGTCGCATTCCTCGCCGGGATCCAGCTTGTTGTCGCCGCACAGCAGGGTTGGATCCGTATTGGAGGCATCCACCGCGGCAAACCAGCTTGCCGGAACCACGACGATCGCCGTGTCGTAGATGTGGTCGCCGGAGTCGGCAACGCGGAAGTTCACCATTTTCGACGACGAAAGGCTCGTCAGGAGCACGACGCCGGTGTCCGACGGGCCGTACGGTATGATGTCGACCTTGTTGTTGATCCAGCTGTTGATCGAAACGTCGACCGTCGGAACCCCGGCCCCGGCGATCGTCATCCAGTCGGTAAAGATGGTCTGATACCACTCGAACCACTCGGACGAGACCGCCAGCACCACGCTGTCCGTCGGCGGCACGAACGAATCCATCAACACGCAATCGAAGGTGTCCCAGCCGTCCGGATTGGTTCCGCAACCGGACTGAGTCACGTCGTTGCTGATTTCGGAATCCGGATCCGCGGGATCGCCCGAAGTGAGAACGAGAACGTTGCCGGCGCCCGTCACGCCGCCTTTGGCAATGATCGCGTCATGGACGAACGGCGGCAAGGTACCGGAATCAAACCATCCGCATTGGCTGGGATGTGTCGCGCCGTCGCACGGCGACGCGGCCGAAGCCGTCGATGCGAGAAGACTTGCGCCGAGCAGCATTGCGCCGATCAGCGGTACCAGAATATGGACGCCGGCGTGGCTTCTGCCATCACTCCACGGTTGCTGCTGTGAGACGACATCGGCTGAACGTTCAGGAATGGTTCTCATAGGTATACTCCCGCGCTTCGCGCTGTCTGCACGCGAACCGTTGCAACAGGAATGCCATCACGAGAACCGTCCGCGTACTGCGTTGCGGCGAGCCGATTCACGCAAGATCGTGCGCGAACACTCGTCGAGTCATGCCAGAACCTGCGTACTCTGCTCGCGCGAGCGTCAGCGGCCGCGCGCAGCGCTTCTCACGAATTGCACGCGCGTCTCAGAATCTGGAAGAGCGAGGACGGTCAGAAGGCGGCGACAGGTCGCCGAACGTCGGTCGGCAGACCTTGCGGCCGCCGACCGGGATGGACAAGTGCAGAGCTGTGATTACGGGAGAGAGTAACGCGCGAGATCAGGCCGAAGCTTCCCAGTCCTCGAAGCCGAGAATCCCCAGCTTTCCGAACTGTCCGCGCAGGCGGTCGTTGAGCAGGCCGAGCCGCTTCACGTTCGGCACGATCTTCGAGAACAGCATCGTGCGGAACGTCTTCATCGTCTCGGACTTGTCGCTGAGCTCTTCCATTTCCCTGACCGGAAGACCCTGCTCTTCCCACAGCACTTTGGGAAGCAGGCGGTCGCGCATCAGGTAGCACGCCTCGACCGCGAACTCTTCGCGGATCTTGAGGTCCGCATCGCTCATGTCCTTGTACGCTTCGCGCAGCGAGAGCACGCCGAATGCGACGTGGCGCGACTCGTCACCCATGATGCGCGACGTGATGTCCTTGATGAGCGGCTCGCGCGTGATCTGGTTCTGCATGCCGAACGCGGCCAGCGCGAGACCTTCGACGAGGATCTGCATGCCGAGGTACTTGATGTCCCATTCCTTGGCCGTGAGGATCTGGTCGAGCAGCTTGCGGAGCTCCGGATTGCACGGATACTCCTTTTCCATCTTGCGACTGAGGTAGAGCTCGTACGCTTCGACGTGGCGCGCTTCGTCGGCGGCCTGCTGCGCAGCATAGAACTTCGCATCGATGTCGGGAACGCAATTGACCAGCTGCGCAGCCACCAGCAGCGCACCCTGCTCGCCGTGCATGAACTGGCTGAGCGTCCACGCCTGGCCGGCATGCCTGAGCTCGCGGATGTTCCTGTCGCTCAGCTTGTTCCAGTGCGAGCTGCCGTACCACGGGATCGTCTGGTCGGGCATGTTCTCGGCTTCGGGATCGACGTGCGTCGACCAGTCGGGATCGCTCTTCGCATTCCAGTGTCCGGCCTTGGACTTCTCATAGAGGTTGCGAAGACCTTCCTCTTTCGAGGCGTAGTCCCACACGTAGTTGAGATCGAAGCCGGTGTTCAGTGCTTCCGCGCTCTGTCCGAACATGTCTGGTCCCTCCGGAGAAATGCTCACGGCCGCCGTCGCCGAGGCGCGCGGAAAGTAGATAGCTCCACTATCTATGTCAACGGCTCCCATGCGCAGCACCCGATTGGGCGCCAGAACGAACGGTTGCGCGGGATCGAGGGCGGCCAGCGGACCGCAATTCCGCGAGGATTGCCGCGTTCGTGCGCCGGCCTACCCGAGAGCGACCTCGCGCTCGACCTCGTAAGCCTTGATCCGCAGGCCCTTCGGGCGGATCGCGCCCATCGCCTGGTTGAAGCTCGCCATGTGCGGCGACGCCATGTGCGCCTTGATGTCGTCCATCGAGCGCCACAGCTCGACCACGCGGATCTTCGCGGGATCGCTGATGTCGACCGAGAACGCGTAGAGATTGCAGCCCTCCTCGGCGCGCGTTGCGGTTTCCATCTCGGCGATGGCGCCTTTCACTTTGTCGGCGGCTCCCGCCTCGACGTCGACTTCGACTGTAACGATGATCATGCGCTCTCTCTCCTCGATTTGTTTTTGTATGACCGGCCGAATGGCTGAGGGCCCGCGCAGGCTCGTACTCGAACCTGCGGAAAAACTACATCCGCATGCCGGCGGTGCCGGCCGTCAGGCAAGCAGCTCGAGCAGGCGTGTACGCCGGTACGCAAAAATGAGCGCCACGTCCCGGTCCACGCCGCGTCCGGCAACGAGCTCGCCGAGCGCGCCGAACGGAAGCTCGTAACGGACCGTATCGCGCACGAGCGTTCCACCGTCGAGCGGCTCGAACTCGTGGGTATGACGCCACGACCGGTACGGTCCCTTCTGCTGAGTGTCGACGAACGTACGCGGCGGATCCCAGACGTCGATGCGCGTGCGCCATCGGATCGGAATGCCCCGGAGCCTCAGCCGATACTCGATGATCGCGCCTTCATGGAGCCCTTCATCCGGAAGCTTGACCACGCGAAATCGCAGGAACGACGGCGTGATCATCTCGAGATTCTTCGCGTCGGAAAAAAACTTGAAGACGTCGTCCTGCGAAAGATCGAACCAGACTTCCTGTTCGAGAACCTTCGACAGATCGGTGCAGAGGTCGGCAAACGCGGCGGCGATGTCGGGATAGTCGTACGGGAAGCCGTGCTCGGTCGCCGCAGTGCTTGCCACGCGCTGTCCGGTCAGCACGAGGCCGGCCCGCTCGCCGAGCATGAGGCCGACCAGCGACGACGGAACAGGAACCGGCGCGCGGCGATGGAGCGCGCCGGCGAGCGCGGCGGCAAAATCCGCGTTGGTCACCGGATGCGGGGCAACCGCATTGATCGGCCCTTCGTACTCGCGATGTTCGAGCGCCGCGATGTACAGCGAGACGAGATCCTCGATGTGAATCCAGCTCACCCACTGCTTGCCCGTGCCGTGGCGCCCGCCGACGCCGAGCCGGAACGCCGGAAGGATGCGCGGCAGCGCGCCGCCTTCGCGAGCAAGCACCACGCCGGTTCGCATCGCGACCCAGCGAAGCCCGAGAGTCTCGACCCGGCGCGCTTCCTGTTCCCACGCGACGCAGACGTCGGCCAGATAGCCGTCGCCGGGCGCAGACTCCTCGCTCAGCAACTCGTCGCCGCGCTCGCCGTAGATGCCGATTCCCGACGCGGAAACCATTACCCACGGCCGATCCTCGACGGCCCGGGCGGCGATCGCACCGACCAGCGTGCGGGTGCTGTCGATCCGCGAGCGCATCAGCGCCTCGCGGCGCTCGGCGCTCCACTTGCCGTCGCTCGCGCTCTCGCCCGCCAGGTGCACGACGCCGTCGACGTCGTCGAGTGCACGGTCGTCGATGTTGCCGTTGTCGGGAAACCATTCGTGGATCACGCAGCGCACCGGCAGATTGATGCTCGCGTCGTCGAGATTGCGCGTCAGCGCGACGACTTCGTGACCTGCTTCGAGAAGCCGCTTGACCAGGCGGCGACCCACGAGTCCGGTCGCACCGGTGACGAGGACTTTCATTGGGGAATGTTCACCACGGAAGCAGGTGCCCTTTGTGCCGGGAAAGACGCCGGCGCGCAATCCGGATTTCCGCCTCGATCTGCTGCCCGATGTCCGCGTCGAGCTCCGGTGCGGTTCCTGTCGATTTCGCGCGGCCGTGCTATGCACGCGCGATGAAGACTGACCAGACTGCCGGCGCACTCGCGGCGCTCGAGAGCCTTATCCAGGCAAGCAGCGGCGCAGCCGGACCGGCGCTTGCCGACTCGATCGCATGGGAGCCGCGCCGGATGAACGCTGCCGAGCTGTTCGAATTCTGGCGAAGCATCCGCATGATCGCGATGACCACCGTCGGCCCCAAGGGACAGCCGCACACGGCACCGGTGCACGCCGAGCTTCGCGGCGCCAGCGTTCGCATTCTGGTCTACGACGATGCAGCGCGGCGCCGCGATATCGCGGGCAACCCCCGCGTGGCTCTGACGGCGTGGAACGAAGACGGCGCAGTCGCGATCCTCTACGGACGCGCGCACGAAATCGACGGAAGCCTGCGCGACGCGCGGCCTGCACAAAGCGGGCGCCCGCGTCGCGTCGTCGAAGTCGACGTCCGGCTTACGCGCGTGCATGCGATGAATGCGAAGAAGGTCTGCGGAGACCGCTGAGTCGCTCAGGGCTTGTGCAGGGAATTGCCGACGAGGGCTCCATAGAGGTCGGTTCTGCGGTCGCGGAAGAATCCGAACGCCGCGCGCGCACGGGCGATGGCGTCGAGATCGAACGTCGCGATCGCGACGCCTTCGGTCTGCGAGTCGAGTCCCGCAACGATCTCGCCGCGATGGTCGGCAAGGAACGAGTGCCCGTAGAAGATCTGGCCGTCCTCGTTTCCGATGCGGTTGGCGGCGGCGATCGGCACGACGTTGGAAACCGCGTGTCCGATCATCGCGCGCTGCCACGGCTTGCGTGTGTCGAGCTCGGGATCGTGCGGCTCGCTGCCGATCGCGGTCGGATACAGCAGCAGCTCCGCGCCGCCGAGCATCATCGCGCGCGCACATTCGGGGAACCACTGGTCCCAGCAGACGCCGGTGCCGATGTGTCCATGCCGCGTCGACCAGACGCGGAACCCGGTGTCGCCGGGCCGGAAGTAGAACTTTTCCTCGTAGCCGGGGCCGTCGGGAATGTGACTCTTGCGATAGACGCCGAGCACGCGGCCGTCGGCGTCGATCATCGCGAGCGAGTTGTAGTAGTGCGGGCCGTCTTTTTCGAAGAACGAGATCGGCAGCACCACGCCGATTCCGGCGGCGAGATCGCAGAAACGCCGGATCGTCGGGTTGTCCGCGAACGGACGCGCTTCGGCGAACCAGTGCTCGTCTTCGACCTTGCAGAAGTACGGGCCTTCGAAGAGCTCGGGCGCCAGCACCACGCCGGCCCCGCGAGCCGCAGCCTCGGTGATGAGCTCTTCGACGCGCGCGACGTTCTGCTCGCGGGTGCCGCCGAGCGCGCACTGGACGACGCCGACCGTGATGATCCGGTTCGTCATCGCGCAGCGTCTCCGGGGGCGGCCGGTTCCTGCTGCGTGATGCAGTGGAATGCGCCGCCGCCGGTCAGGATTGCCCGCGCCGGAAGACCGACCGTTCGGCGCCCCGGGAAACACGACGCGATCACCGAGATGGCTTCGCCGTCGTAACGGCTGCCGTAGGTCGGAACGACGATCGCCGTGTTCGAGATGTAGTAGTTCACATAGCTCGCGGGCATCGGCTCGCCGTCGGCATTTTCGATGATTCCCGGCGATGGAAGCGTGACGACGTCGAGCGAATGTCCGGACGCGTCGCGCATCGTGCGAAGGTCGTCGACGACCGCGGCCAGCACGTCACGATTCGGGTCGCCCTCGTCGCGCGCTTCCATGCACAGCACGCGGCGCGGTCCGGCAAACCGTACCAGCGTATCGACGTGACCGTCGGTGTGATCGTTGAGGAGTCCGTCGCCGAGCCACAGCAGCTTGTCGACGCCGAGCGCATCGAGGACGTGGGCTTCGACATCGGCCTTGGTCATCGTCGGATTGCGATTTGCGTTGAGCAGGCACTGGCTCGTCGTGATCGCCGTGCCCTGGCCGTCGACTTCGATCGCGCCGCCTTCGAAGATCATCGGCACGTCGAAGCTGTGCAGGCCGCTAGCCTGGCGAACCGCGCGCGCGAGCGCGAGATCGGCCGGGAAAAGATACTTTTCTCCCCAGCCGTTGAAGCGAAAGCAGACGGCTGCCACTTCTCCCGATTCGCTCGTCGTAAAAACCGGGGCCGTGTCGCGAAGCCAGATGTCGCCGTACGGGATGCGATGAAAGCGGGCCGCGAGGCCGCTGAGCGCTTCGGTGGCGGCGCGCTCGGCCTCGTCACCGGCGACGAGCACTTCGAGAAGCTCCGGATTGGCGCCCGACTCCGCGGAAGCGATCGCGCGGCAGAGCGCGGTGAACTCGCGCTGGGCGTCGGCAAGATCGTCCTGCCAGAGGTCGGCGGCCGCGGGCCATGCCAGCCACACGGCGCGGTGGCGCTCCCATTCCGCCGGCATGCGGAAGCCCGAGCCCTTCGGGGTGTCGATGCGGACATCAGCCCGCCGTGGAGCGATCACGTCATGCACGGCGCCTTCATGCCTGTGTCCCGGGGAGCGTTGCAAACGCGTGCGTGGTCTCACAGTTCGGCGACCACGCGCATCCATTGGACCCCTGCGCGAACCGTTGCGCCAAATTTCGCGCACCGGACTGACTCCTGCCGCGGGTGAGTCGGCGTGCGCAAAGTCCGTCTTGGAAATACCCTCTTCGTAGTGACTCGAGTCGTTGACAGAGCCTTCGCTCGCAGTCATCACCATCGCGTCCTGCGGGCGCCCGGAAAACAGGAGGTTCGCAATGAAGATCCTCGTGAT
The genomic region above belongs to Candidatus Limnocylindrales bacterium and contains:
- a CDS encoding TIGR01777 family oxidoreductase, whose amino-acid sequence is MKVLVTGATGLVGRRLVKRLLEAGHEVVALTRNLDDASINLPVRCVIHEWFPDNGNIDDRALDDVDGVVHLAGESASDGKWSAERREALMRSRIDSTRTLVGAIAARAVEDRPWVMVSASGIGIYGERGDELLSEESAPGDGYLADVCVAWEQEARRVETLGLRWVAMRTGVVLAREGGALPRILPAFRLGVGGRHGTGKQWVSWIHIEDLVSLYIAALEHREYEGPINAVAPHPVTNADFAAALAGALHRRAPVPVPSSLVGLMLGERAGLVLTGQRVASTAATEHGFPYDYPDIAAAFADLCTDLSKVLEQEVWFDLSQDDVFKFFSDAKNLEMITPSFLRFRVVKLPDEGLHEGAIIEYRLRLRGIPIRWRTRIDVWDPPRTFVDTQQKGPYRSWRHTHEFEPLDGGTLVRDTVRYELPFGALGELVAGRGVDRDVALIFAYRRTRLLELLA
- a CDS encoding ferritin-like domain-containing protein → MFGQSAEALNTGFDLNYVWDYASKEEGLRNLYEKSKAGHWNAKSDPDWSTHVDPEAENMPDQTIPWYGSSHWNKLSDRNIRELRHAGQAWTLSQFMHGEQGALLVAAQLVNCVPDIDAKFYAAQQAADEARHVEAYELYLSRKMEKEYPCNPELRKLLDQILTAKEWDIKYLGMQILVEGLALAAFGMQNQITREPLIKDITSRIMGDESRHVAFGVLSLREAYKDMSDADLKIREEFAVEACYLMRDRLLPKVLWEEQGLPVREMEELSDKSETMKTFRTMLFSKIVPNVKRLGLLNDRLRGQFGKLGILGFEDWEASA
- a CDS encoding agmatine deiminase family protein, with the protein product MHDVIAPRRADVRIDTPKGSGFRMPAEWERHRAVWLAWPAAADLWQDDLADAQREFTALCRAIASAESGANPELLEVLVAGDEAERAATEALSGLAARFHRIPYGDIWLRDTAPVFTTSESGEVAAVCFRFNGWGEKYLFPADLALARAVRQASGLHSFDVPMIFEGGAIEVDGQGTAITTSQCLLNANRNPTMTKADVEAHVLDALGVDKLLWLGDGLLNDHTDGHVDTLVRFAGPRRVLCMEARDEGDPNRDVLAAVVDDLRTMRDASGHSLDVVTLPSPGIIENADGEPMPASYVNYYISNTAIVVPTYGSRYDGEAISVIASCFPGRRTVGLPARAILTGGGAFHCITQQEPAAPGDAAR
- a CDS encoding putative quinol monooxygenase — translated: MIIVTVEVDVEAGAADKVKGAIAEMETATRAEEGCNLYAFSVDISDPAKIRVVELWRSMDDIKAHMASPHMASFNQAMGAIRPKGLRIKAYEVEREVALG
- a CDS encoding MopE-related protein encodes the protein MRTIPERSADVVSQQQPWSDGRSHAGVHILVPLIGAMLLGASLLASTASAASPCDGATHPSQCGWFDSGTLPPFVHDAIIAKGGVTGAGNVLVLTSGDPADPDSEISNDVTQSGCGTNPDGWDTFDCVLMDSFVPPTDSVVLAVSSEWFEWYQTIFTDWMTIAGAGVPTVDVSINSWINNKVDIIPYGPSDTGVVLLTSLSSSKMVNFRVADSGDHIYDTAIVVVPASWFAAVDASNTDPTLLCGDNKLDPGEECDDGNNVSDDGCSTLCLGTQPPPAVPPSSVTCGNLVYTWPNGSTSPYTCGADLCAGFRCVVGNTISPACYLADQCASACAGSCVDVQTAQLDCSTMCTVQPPANQPPPVLPATCSNLVYAWPDGTTMPYTCDDACDGKRCVIGTTISPECFTHGECDDTTCPGGECVNTPTDDCESLCAKADLPASCAPEEEGLTRPAVNQQGPCFGNVEICKSTEWRLTDESWQTGDERCNGIDDDCNGVVDDMFETCGDFGLCQNTVNTCDPSDPTNPVKCNPLPAPSPFEICNNGLDDDCEGSIDDGCECGDDECMPGENYANCAADCPPPPNGTPCEDGDLCTTGEAWHSGVCNGGSPVSCDDGNACLVNATCDPSTGCSATKLNCDDNNPCTLDTCDAAAGCVNAVDPACGGVDADGDGYAPIADGGTDCDDSNADVHPGAAEHCDGVDDNCDSVTDEGFDTGGSCQSEANACGVTGAGTLVCTPDGLGVACDATIPANPAGYGDACASLPNVCSETGAGTIGCDGACNAETPPNPAGYGDACTSLPNACGGTGAGTIGCNGICDALTPPNPAGYGDACNSTPNVCGATGGGTIGCDATCNAVTPVASDSDGDGVADCIDGCAADPAKRTPGACGCGVPDTDSNGNGVADCLETARADLAMSVAQDTRTATAGKQLKFQLTVTNLGPARAVPAVTILATITGALTDLKLPSGCTGTAAGITCTLADLSVGRHKDKTITVVPAAGATITVTATASSPVLDPNPANQTAVIVSVVH
- a CDS encoding pyridoxamine 5'-phosphate oxidase family protein, with protein sequence MKTDQTAGALAALESLIQASSGAAGPALADSIAWEPRRMNAAELFEFWRSIRMIAMTTVGPKGQPHTAPVHAELRGASVRILVYDDAARRRDIAGNPRVALTAWNEDGAVAILYGRAHEIDGSLRDARPAQSGRPRRVVEVDVRLTRVHAMNAKKVCGDR
- the aguB gene encoding N-carbamoylputrescine amidase, encoding MTNRIITVGVVQCALGGTREQNVARVEELITEAAARGAGVVLAPELFEGPYFCKVEDEHWFAEARPFADNPTIRRFCDLAAGIGVVLPISFFEKDGPHYYNSLAMIDADGRVLGVYRKSHIPDGPGYEEKFYFRPGDTGFRVWSTRHGHIGTGVCWDQWFPECARAMMLGGAELLLYPTAIGSEPHDPELDTRKPWQRAMIGHAVSNVVPIAAANRIGNEDGQIFYGHSFLADHRGEIVAGLDSQTEGVAIATFDLDAIARARAAFGFFRDRRTDLYGALVGNSLHKP